From Camelina sativa cultivar DH55 chromosome 5, Cs, whole genome shotgun sequence:
TTTCTCATCCTCTAAGAATTGGGTGCTTAGTAAGCATCCCAAGAagctctccttctccttcaagcACAGACGACGCAACAGCAAGACCAGGTTCAACAAAGACAAACCCGTTTACCAGGACTCCGCTCACGCCGCCACCTTGTCCGACATTGATCGTTTTCTTGAGGAGAACTTCAAATCCCTCTGCATCCGAGACGACCAGGAGGTTAACCATGAAGACCACCGGTTGACAAAAAACAAGGAGAAAAGGAAGTCCCCACAAGACACTGATGATAAATCAATCAGATAGCATCAACACACATGAAAGACAGAATCAAAACGAGATCATAACATTAACACACACCCATATCAGAACagaaccatcaacaacaacaccaaagaGAGAACATCATTTGCTAATAATATAAGGCGATCACAAGAATATCAAAAACTGTCTCtttatcaaaacaaacaaaatcataatatcAAGGCACGTTATCTTTGATGAATCTATTTTCCCAGCAACGACAAAAGAGGGTCGAAAGCACACAGCTTATGACTTTCTTAATCTCGTTGATGAGCCCTCTGCAATGTTCAAAAACATTCTCCGCCAAAATCACAATAGGAAGCTGAAATGGTTTCGTTGAAGCTTCAGAAGCGGCTCTCAGCATCAGTGCTCAAGTGCGGGAAGAAGAAAGTATGGCTCGATCCGAACGAAGGGAGTGATATCTCCATGGCCAATTCGCGCCAAAACATCAGGAAGCTTGTGAAGGAtggattcatcttgaggaagACCAAAGTCATATTCTTTCACCAAGGAGATCGTGATCATCGATCAAAGGCATCACTTAAAATAACCATAAATTGGGATCCgaaatcaaagaaccctaatcatAAAACACTAATCGGGATTACAATCTATTGTATTGAGAAACTTACCCTCTGATTCCAATTGACTCAATCTCTTCCGATTGAGTGGACTCCGAATTCAAATCGCCTGCTTCATGTCACGGAGACGATTCAAGCATCACGATGGGACACGGCCGAGTCATTCCTTCGCCTCCGTTACgcatctcctcttcctccagaACCTTCGACTCCAAATTCTCGCCTTTGTCGTTTCGAGTCTTCGATAgcgagagaaagagggagagagacgaaacaaataaaatctaaaattaattgCAAGCCAAATTTTTTTCCCCTTCTCTATTATTTTTCCTGGCCAACAGCAGGTTGACACGTTTCGTCTCTTAGAACAGAATTGGGGTTTCTATATAAGAGGCTCCcttgcattttttctttttttctgattaatttttttccaacaaaacactaaaaactcGCTTATGAACCCCCGATAAACAAGCTCtaacatttttagttaaaaaatatgacTTACAAAATCACACCTTTGAAGGtaagattttggaaaaaaaaatttcttctaaaAGAGTCGAAACCtactgcaattttttttttctttttaaaaaattttttttaacaaaatccttctctctttctctctctctctttcagttACGAGAgctcatctctttctctctcaattaCGAGAGgtcatctcttctctctttctctctttcaattaCGTAAGAGCtcatctctctttcccttttttgtatttatgaTTCGCTGggtaacacaaaaaaaaaactctttcttgGATTATCTATAAAACCCAGGAACTGAAGGTACTTTTGATTTTGCAATCAAGGAAACGATTACAATCATGAAaacgcaaaacaaaaagaactgcAGATTTTAACCTCATGAATTTGCTTATGACTGAAATTGAAGTTTGGTTTGAGGTTGCTATTGTGTGGATGTAGATTACATTGGAAGCAACTCATTATGGACCAGTAACTAACAAGCCAACGATGTTCTTGGAGATTGGTGAGAGCTCTCTGCTCTGTTCCTTTTGTCTGAATTGAAAAGCTCTGATTAGTCATTGCTTATTGTGTATATGTAGGTAGTACAGAGTCATGGCTCTTGTAAGTGTAAAAACTTTGTTACGATAAAGTCGTGGTTCTTGTTACTTTTGGTTCATGTGGATTATAATACCTCTTTGGGGGTTTAAAGCTTATAGTCAGCATTATGTTTAAGAATAGTGATTAGCAACAATTTTGGTAAATAGTAATTGTGTTTGGTGATTCAGTTAATGTGGGAAGGACTCGGGCTGGGAGGtggtgaaattgttttttaacaTTAACCAGGTACCCATTTTCACCATGAACCATCTTTACAAACTTTTCTTGATATGATTCAAGAAACCACGGCTTCTTATGTTGATAACTTCATCTACATATCAAATTTACTCAAACGAAGCTACAAGTAAACAAACCACACCGTTTGAAACACTTCAATCTTCACCGTCACggcttgaagatgatgaagacgacgacgatATAACCGAAGAAGATTCAACACCAATATTGTCTCCAATGAAGGATCTGCCTGAAAAGGCATGCTCTGCTCTGGACTCATTCTACTGTAGTACTGTTGCTGCTGCATTATATATCgtcaacaatcctatatgagaGCTGCAGTTCTTTATATGATTAATCTTTTAACGAACCTCACTTTTTGGTTAATAGTACGTGACAGCTCTTTATTTTCCCGAAATGCATATTTCTTCTTAATCAAAGTATAAAAGAAGCTTACTGGGTTTATAATTAATCAACGACATTCCaagttgctctttttttttgttttttctaaatatcaaaatcacctaaaattcaataatcaaatctcaacaaatctcaaaacccaaatctcaccaaatcctaaaatcccaaattaataaccaaatctcctaaaattacactcaaatctttcaaaattccaaaatattaaaatcccagtaaattttctaaaatatcaagttcaatacacccctAGGAAAACGACAAACAACGGTTTtgcacacagaaaaaaaaaagcgcatgaaaagaaaaggagaagaaatgATGACATTGCGGCGGCTGCTGCTCCTTGTAGAGTAAGAAACAGCGTGGTGTAAAGCTGAAGCCTTTTTCATCTTCTTACTCCATCGTCGATATTAGGAACAAGGATTTGGAGGGCTGAGATTAATTTTAAGCTACCTTAATAATTAGGCTTCATAATAAGTTCATAGTATATTTcatcatttctaaaataaaccctaattccaaTCGCCGTCTTCTTTCCGGAACCACCAATTTACTTAGCATCATTTCAAGGTTTGAAATATCCCGAGTTCCTCGTTTATATATGAATTTGTCTGTAAATCATAGATCGTGATGAGCTAGCTATATCGATAATTAGTTTATCTTAGACGAGGTTTTTAGATCTTAATTAgtgatttgatttctttatttgctGGATCGATTGCAGATCGTGATAGGAcacactcatcatcatcatcatcatgtcgTTGTTTTACAAGGAAGATAAGATTCAAATCCGTGAGGTGTGCTCCGACAATCTAGAATCAGAGATGTCTCTGATCCGAGACGCCGTGGATGATTTTCCGTTCGTCGGAATGGTGTGCAGACCACTAGCCGTCGGCGATTTCCCAGGAATCGTGTTAGGTAATTTCAATAACCTAGCCGAGTACAACTACGAAACCCTAAAAACGAACGTCAACAATGTCGAAACGCTTCAGCTCGGACTCACTCTCTCCAACGAGAATGGAGACCTCCCAACTTGTGGGACTGGCAAATACTGTATCTGGCAGTTCAATATCCGCGACGCCGTCGCTGAAAACAACCAAACCGGTATAGATCCCGAAGAATTCGTTAAGCTTATGATGTCTCCAGGGACTGTGTTGAACGAAAACGTCCACTTGGTTACATTCCACGGCGGATACGATGTCGGGTACTTGCTCAAGCTCCTCACTTGTCAGAATCTTCCAGAGACGCAATCGGGGTTCTTTCAGATGATCAGTTTGTATTTCCCTAGAGTTTACGACGTCAAACACTTGATGAAGTTCAGCAACGGTGTTTATGGAGATCTCAACTATTTGGCTGAGCTGCTCGATGTCGAGAGAGTTTGGATTGATCACCAGGTCGGATCAGACTGCTTGTTGACGTCGTGTACATTCAGGAAGCTGCAGGAGGTTTTCTTCACTGGTTCTTTGGATAAATATTCtggtattttttttggattaggtGTTGTGACCAATGGTTAGTTTTCATGGAAGACAAAAATTGAGTGTGTGTCTGTGTGCTATGTTTGCTTCTTCGTTATGTTTTTACCACGCTTTGCTTCAATGTTGTATTGGCTACGACACCCAAATGTTGGAAGGTTGAAATTGATTGGGGTTTTGAGTATCACCATTTGGTATGTCAATTAATGTTCTCTATTAACTCATTTAGATAGTTGTAGATTATTACATCATTTAAGGTCGTTTGAAcaagtaattaaattttgaaaaaaaaaaagaacaaggaaattttaaaaattatcagttttttttgggtatgatATCGTGATCTCTCATATTTGTCTACATACGGCGCCGTTTCTAAGCGGACCAAAATTTAAGGAATGGCCCAGCGTAAAGCCTATTCAAAACGGCCCAGTTTCGACAAATCTGTCATTTCAGCAGGGTTTGCAAAAACCCTAATATATAACTCGCTACTCAATTTTGGCATCGTCTTTAACTCTTCGTTGCAGCCTCCCTTTCTAAGGTTAGTCTCTGTACTCCTCCTTTGCTCTGTTCCTCTATTATATTGATCTGTGTTATCATGTACGTGATtgtccaattttatttttccttcaaACATTTTGCTGCGTTTGTTACAAATCCTTTCCCATAATTTCGATTTATGTGCTTTATTGAAACTGATTTGCTTAATTTTCTTATgcagatttgaaaaaaaaaaacttttgcttctctttgttcttaaagccaattcaaagagtcaATATGTCAGGGTAAGCTTTCTCTTGCGATGCAGCTGTATTGGATTCTCCCTACATTCTATTAATCTACCGAACCAGTGATCAATAGAGTTCATACATTAGAGTGTAAAGGTTTTAGTTTTAGGTAGACTAGATGTAGATGATATGCTTTGATTTGGACTTATGCTATGTGACGTGACTCAAATCTTTAAACTTTCTTGTTGGACATTGCTTTACATAAAAATGTAGATTGATTAGTGTTATTGCTTCTCAGTTCTTATTGTTTAATTCGGATAGTTGATAAAGTATTATTCTTTATAATCATTTCACAGTGATGAGGCTGTTGCTCCAGTTGTTCCTCCGGTTGCTGAGGCAGCTGCGATCCCAGAGGACATGGATTTGATGACTGCAGTGCAGTTGACAATCAGGAAATCTCGTGCTTATGGTGGTGTTGTTCGTGGTCTCCATGAAAGTGCTAAGCTTATTGAGAAGCGTGTTGCTCAGCTCTGTGTCTTGGCTGAGGACTGTAACCAGCCCGATTACGTCAAGCTGGTTAAAGCTCTTTGTGCTGACCACAACATCAACTTGCTTACAGTTCCAAGTGCCAAAACCCTCGGTGAATGGGCTGGAGTAAGTTGTCTTGGTTAATGATCTCTTTTAAAGAATGTTTTGGTTCCTCTCGTTCCTACTCTTAAAATCTTGAATGTGGTTTGCAGCTTTGCAAGATTGATTCAGAGGGCAATGCTAGGAAGGTTGTTGGATGCTCATGTCTTGTAATCAAGGTAAcaagagtctttttttttacattctcTACTAATCCATCAATCATGGGAACTTCGAAATACATATAATGTCTTTGGCTTGTGTACTGTTGATTTATATGTGATGTTTTGTGTTGGCTGTTACAGGATTACGGTGAGGATTCAACTGCCCTAAACATCGTCAAGAAGCATATTGAATCTAACTAAATCAAGCAAAGGTCAAGTATTCAGATGCTTTTACCCCAAAAGGAGCGCATTTTTTACTTGTGtccactctcttctttttcctcttatgttctttgtttttgatatttaataCTCAGTAGTGGACAGGTCTTGAGATTTGTTTTGAAACATGAATTTTTGATGTTATGTAGGTTTTATCAATTTCAGTTTGCTCATTatcattttatagttttgctCCTTTTAATAATTCTTCTAATCTTCTACATAGGATTTGCATATGTTTCTGCTATACAATGCCATAGATCTTTACATTGATTTGATTGCATACTTGCACTTTACTCAACAAAACCCAATACATAAATAACATAAACGATAACGATACATGATAGTATATGGATTAATAAATTTAGATGAACCAGAACCAAGCCAAGACAGACCCTGAAGCCAGACCAATAACCAAGAAGAGCGTAATGACAGTACCAGCAGCTTCTGCATTTTGCATTGGAACAGCTTTAGGAGCCAGAATCATCAAAACACTTATCAAGTATCCGTTAGTTAATCCCAGTAAGCATGTCAATACCATTACAGGAATCTCAGTCCTCAGAAACATCGGACCATGCAAGCAACCCCAGAAGAGAGGGTAAAACAACAGCCTCGCAACGCAACCGCCAACCGCTATCCTCTCATCCTCGGGCATGACCACCGCGGTCAGACATTTCCCAACTAAATCAAACACATTGTAAGCTGCAATAAGTAGAACAGGATACCAATCTTTGAGACTCTCAGAATGAACATCCTCAGTGATGAATCCTGGAAATATCGACAGTGTCACAACGTATATGAGAATGATCCCAAAGCCATAAGATTTGACACTTTTGACGATTCCCCAAAGAGTTTTTCTCCACTCAGTTCCGGTTAAAGAACCTTTCTTTAGTCTCTTCTCTTCGTTTATCGCCTTAGTCTTAACCTCATTGTAGTACTTGATTACAGGAAGTGTTTGTGCTATGTTGTAGAGCACAACACATTTCACCATCACAACAATTCCCACACTAAAGTACAGATTTGCACTTTTTCTTAACCCATCAGGGTTTTGAGGATACATAGCTTTAGCTAAGATTCTCAACATTGAAGCAAGCACACCTAACAAATCAAAGGCAAAATTAGGATTTGTGTGAATTTTTAACATTTCTTCTAAGAGTTAGAAACATACTTACCAGAAGCAGCAGTTCCAGCGACAACAGCTTGCATATACCTTTCAGGCAATTCACCGGCGACACCAAAAAGACCACCCTGCATGAAACTATCAGCGAGTCCGGAGAACGCAGCGACGACGGAGGTAACATCAAAACCGGCATAGAGACCGATCTGGCCCTTAACGTAGACAAGATCAAGAACAGGGATGATTATTAAGCCGGTGATGAAGATGGAAAGACCAAAATTGATTCTGAAGCTTGCATGTCTCTTTTGCGCGAAGAAGATGACAAtaacaagaagagaaaggaggCCGGAGAGCATGTAGACAACGGCGAAGATCCGATCAACGGCGGTGGAAGGGTATAGGTAGGAGAAGTAATCCACGGCGGAGATGATTGCGTTCCATGGAAGAAGAGAGCCGAGACcaagagtgaagaagatgatgtaagCCAAGTTGTATGAATCAGTTGGTGTTTTGGGGATGATGACAAGAAGAGGGTCTTCGTGTTCCATTAGAATATGTTTTGagaaatgtatttttttggcgttaatattttcaaactatTGGGGTTTCTAGTGTAAGTGCGAGTTAGacttgttatatataatttttttgtaactgttatatatgtttttataacgcttttgtgtgtgtgtgtgtgtgtgttgacTACATGTGTATATCTTACCACACTTCTTTAAgtgtaaccaaacaaaaagctATACTATGGTGCAGCTTGAATTGAGGGGTAGTACAAGTTTTTGTTAATAACAATGTtgtactacaacaacaacaattaaaaaaaaccaatgtgAAACTGTCTCTCCCAACAAGCCTTTGAAAAAGAAGTAACCTCCCAAATTGTGAATGGGTTCTATTTTAAGTCCGAGTGAAGAATGGAAGAAAAGCTCCTTCGTTGACATCTATAGACTATCTAATGTAATTGTTTACTTGAAGGTTGATAGTAGAGAGTTTACTTGAAGGTTGATAGAAGCTTTCTCCAAATACTTAAACCCTTAATTCTGAACTTATAGTGAATATTTGAGTTTTTAGAGGTAAGATTGCGAGTTTGCGACTATGGGGGTATATTGAACttatattttaggagattttggagtattattaaatctcatgttatttaattgatgactaggtaacaacccgcacatagtgcggtataaaataattattaaatgtttttaatataatttttatctacaaaatctattatatctATCGGTAactgaaaaatctaaaatttgattttgtagtatatatctataaattttttttataataattataatttaacccgtgagaattattataatatcaatcttatattattatatcatatgaacaaagagttcttaaaattcattttaaagattttatgaaaatataattaaatgatataattaagttagaaagaaaatataagaatttaattttggaaaaaatacaatagtaaataaatgtaaatattattaaaagctgatgacaaataaagaaaatagtgactgtaatgctgacacctcattttttttgccaaaatgttcctctattaatatatagggtatatttaaatttgtataagaattgatgacatatctaattattattcagttaattgttttttaaatatagtggcatgttaatgtaattaagtagaaaatttaaggtttttttaCTAAATGTGTCTCGaggacacatcagcttttttaagagaatgtttctcttttaatatataggggattttaaaattttttttgaaatcctatgttattgaatgtgaaatttataaaaatcatttacaatcacttgatattcaatcaataatttataatattagtttttagaCTTTATATAAGTTGgattttagaatttaaaataaattcgaTATATACCCacgtttaaaaataaattcactAAATTTAAACTATTTCCATAATTCTTCTAGGAAAGAAAACCATGTTTAGGAATtgtaaactaaacaaaaaagaaaaggaaatatatagggaaaaaaaagaagaataaaaagaaaaggaaaaaaacgagTTAGTCTATTTAAAGAGAGAGGCGATTACAAATCGATCAttccatcttttttctttctagaaatCAGGGAcctctctcaagtctcaagaACCCTAGAAAAATCTCGTGACTTTGGCGCTCGGGTCTATTCACGCCTCTCCTCTAGTAGGAtttgttttggggttttgatttagggtttctggTATATTTGATTTGTAgttgttctttctttgtctGCGCCATGGGTGAAAGAAAGGTCGTAGACAAATATTATCCAACAAACTCTGATCCGTCCAATGTTCCCAAGAATCAGCAAAACAAGTTTAGAGTTATGCTTCCGTTTCGTATTCGATGCAACACATGTGCGAACTACATGGAGGCACGTACCAAAATCAACTGCCTTCGAGAAGAAGTAACCGGAGAAACCTATTTAGGCATGAAGATCTATAGGTTTTACTTCCAGTGCAGTAACTGTTTCAAGGAGCTGATATTGAAGACCGATCCAGAGAATTCGGATTATGTGGTCGAATCAGGTGGAACTCGCCAATGAGCAACACGAGGAGGAGAAGCAAGCCGATGAGAGTGGAGATACGATGAATTCTTTAGATTAATTTTCGATTTTTGCATATTGAAGTAGGTTTCTGGAATTTAACAAagagtttattgtttttttaaattacaacaTGTTTTGGTTACATGATATGGAATAATTTTTAAGTTAATAGCCTGCTTCATTCTTC
This genomic window contains:
- the LOC104786389 gene encoding probable CCR4-associated factor 1 homolog 7 produces the protein MSLFYKEDKIQIREVCSDNLESEMSLIRDAVDDFPFVGMVCRPLAVGDFPGIVLGNFNNLAEYNYETLKTNVNNVETLQLGLTLSNENGDLPTCGTGKYCIWQFNIRDAVAENNQTGIDPEEFVKLMMSPGTVLNENVHLVTFHGGYDVGYLLKLLTCQNLPETQSGFFQMISLYFPRVYDVKHLMKFSNGVYGDLNYLAELLDVERVWIDHQVGSDCLLTSCTFRKLQEVFFTGSLDKYSGIFFGLGVVTNG
- the LOC104786391 gene encoding 40S ribosomal protein S12-2-like, which produces MSGDEAVAPVVPPVAEAAAIPEDMDLMTAVQLTIRKSRAYGGVVRGLHESAKLIEKRVAQLCVLAEDCNQPDYVKLVKALCADHNINLLTVPSAKTLGEWAGLCKIDSEGNARKVVGCSCLVIKDYGEDSTALNIVKKHIESN
- the LOC104786390 gene encoding equilibrative nucleotide transporter 1-like; its protein translation is MEHEDPLLVIIPKTPTDSYNLAYIIFFTLGLGSLLPWNAIISAVDYFSYLYPSTAVDRIFAVVYMLSGLLSLLVIVIFFAQKRHASFRINFGLSIFITGLIIIPVLDLVYVKGQIGLYAGFDVTSVVAAFSGLADSFMQGGLFGVAGELPERYMQAVVAGTAASGVLASMLRILAKAMYPQNPDGLRKSANLYFSVGIVVMVKCVVLYNIAQTLPVIKYYNEVKTKAINEEKRLKKGSLTGTEWRKTLWGIVKSVKSYGFGIILIYVVTLSIFPGFITEDVHSESLKDWYPVLLIAAYNVFDLVGKCLTAVVMPEDERIAVGGCVARLLFYPLFWGCLHGPMFLRTEIPVMVLTCLLGLTNGYLISVLMILAPKAVPMQNAEAAGTVITLFLVIGLASGSVLAWFWFI